From Natator depressus isolate rNatDep1 chromosome 7, rNatDep2.hap1, whole genome shotgun sequence, the proteins below share one genomic window:
- the DHX32 gene encoding LOW QUALITY PROTEIN: putative pre-mRNA-splicing factor ATP-dependent RNA helicase DHX32 (The sequence of the model RefSeq protein was modified relative to this genomic sequence to represent the inferred CDS: substituted 1 base at 1 genomic stop codon), whose protein sequence is MQEVRLDDHNGSLLISKSMKLRGIHDGKREWSLTNSFTSEMIIIYSHPGDHYTLTNVYKAYKETSTNSTSQYHDAEKWCHVYFLSCSALRRAEAIRAELAEIVKCTELPISEPDFESKENMLSIKKALLSGYFIQVRKKYVSSFKKFFFFKLAPQXYFSNLPPSESKEILQEVINHLSPVSTMKEEH, encoded by the exons atgcaggaggtcagactagatgatcataatggttccctTTTGATCTCAAAATCTATGAAACTGAGAGGGATACATGATGGGAAAAGAGAATGGTCTCTGACAAACTCCTTCACCAGTGAAATGATCATCATCTACTCCCATCCAG GAGATCACTATACTCTTACCAATGTCTACAAGGCCTACAAAGAAACGAGCACAAACTCCACAAGCCAAT ACCACGATGCTGAGAAATGGTGTCATGTTTACTTCTTAAGCTGTTCTGCACTGAGGAGGGCAGAAGCTATCAGAGCTGAACTGGCAGAGATTGTGAAATGTACTGAACTTCCCATTTCAGAACCTGACTTTGAATCAAAAGAAAACATGTTAAGCATAAAGAAAGCTCTCTTATCTGGTTACTTTATACAAGTAAGGAAAAAATATG tttcatcttttaaaaaattttttttttttaaactggcaccTCAATAATATTTTAGCAATCTGCCTCCTAGTGAAAGCAAGGAGATTCTGCAGGAAGTAATCAATCATTTATCACCTGTTTCAACAATGAAAGAGGAACACTAA